From Paraflavitalea devenefica, the proteins below share one genomic window:
- a CDS encoding T9SS type A sorting domain-containing protein translates to MKRVLRDILIIVFLLSVSLLLQAQRLDVTVTNVGGNKIQFMGTATGAGFATAPNNAWGDMNLTWRIPKAAALPAPPTPPPAPPTPPAATPEVTLESTAFTGTAPEDVFTGGTDLAIFDLTTFGGIDDGYWYFQVTGTANTVQNIPSGGTVLVYEFKVPSSWSCPNCVEVLTTDIPELMTLAGISTTSFIHNGGLNVDVLNLVTNMAPLPVAWLYVKAEPKDNKWIEVKWATATEQNNAGFAVERSDDGGRTWQAIASVPGNGNASTPSYYSIRDEQVTAGVKYYYRIKQTDFDGRIRHSAIATALLTGEQYFTVVVKPNPVRDQLNLELQSAKKQTAQVVITDMAGKLYRVERGINMQAVTTRFSCNVAGYPSGMYIAKVIAEDGSVQAVKFMISR, encoded by the coding sequence ATGAAAAGAGTTTTAAGAGACATACTGATCATTGTTTTCCTGTTATCGGTCTCCTTATTGCTGCAGGCGCAGCGACTGGATGTGACAGTTACGAATGTGGGGGGCAATAAAATACAGTTTATGGGTACGGCTACGGGAGCCGGTTTTGCCACCGCGCCTAATAATGCCTGGGGGGATATGAACCTGACCTGGCGCATACCCAAGGCCGCGGCCCTGCCGGCGCCTCCTACGCCACCACCGGCGCCGCCCACACCGCCTGCTGCCACACCAGAGGTAACATTGGAGAGTACGGCATTTACCGGCACGGCGCCGGAAGATGTTTTTACCGGCGGCACGGACCTGGCCATCTTTGACCTTACCACTTTCGGTGGCATCGATGATGGTTACTGGTACTTCCAGGTAACCGGTACGGCCAATACCGTGCAGAACATTCCTAGCGGAGGAACAGTGCTCGTGTATGAATTCAAAGTACCGTCGTCCTGGTCCTGCCCCAATTGTGTGGAGGTATTGACTACCGATATACCCGAGCTCATGACGCTGGCCGGCATCAGCACTACCTCTTTCATACACAATGGCGGACTCAATGTAGACGTGCTGAACCTGGTAACCAATATGGCGCCCCTGCCGGTGGCCTGGCTATATGTGAAAGCGGAACCGAAAGACAATAAGTGGATTGAAGTAAAATGGGCTACGGCGACCGAACAGAACAATGCAGGTTTTGCAGTGGAAAGAAGTGATGACGGCGGCCGTACCTGGCAGGCTATAGCATCGGTGCCCGGCAATGGTAATGCCAGTACGCCTTCTTATTACTCCATTCGCGATGAGCAAGTGACAGCCGGCGTTAAATACTACTACCGCATCAAACAAACAGACTTTGACGGACGGATACGGCATTCGGCCATTGCCACTGCCCTATTAACAGGTGAGCAATACTTTACCGTAGTGGTAAAACCCAACCCGGTAAGAGATCAGTTGAACTTAGAATTGCAGTCGGCCAAAAAACAAACGGCCCAGGTAGTGATCACCGACATGGCCGGTAAACTGTACCGGGTAGAAAGAGGTATCAACATGCAAGCTGTAACAACGCGGTTTAGTTGTAATGTGGCAGGATATCCGTCGGGCATGTACATCGCCAAAGTCATTGCGGAAGATGGTTCTGTGCAGGCGGTCAAATTCATGATCAGCAGATAG